A genome region from Baekduia alba includes the following:
- a CDS encoding phytanoyl-CoA dioxygenase family protein — MSSLPVDAAVPSPFDLTDAEVDAFGRDGAVILRGVLSDDEVGTLVRGVERNLAALSPLGMNATEPGRPGAFVEDFRNWQRIGEYEDVIRGSALGRVAGELMGSREVRLFHDHLLVKEPGTLDRSPWHQDQPYYCIDGLQTVSFWIPLDPVARPSTLEFVAGSHGGKWYMPRSFVKKSAMVFDDGALEEVPDVDADRAAFPIKGWAMQPGDAVAFNMLTLHAAAGSPARRRAFSVRFTGDDVTWAPRPHRTSPPFDDVALPAGAPLDDPAFPVVWSRAGG, encoded by the coding sequence ATGAGCTCGTTGCCGGTCGATGCCGCCGTGCCGTCTCCGTTCGACCTGACCGATGCCGAGGTCGACGCCTTCGGCCGTGACGGCGCGGTCATCCTGCGTGGGGTGCTCAGCGACGACGAGGTCGGCACGCTCGTCCGGGGCGTCGAGCGCAACCTCGCGGCGCTGAGCCCGCTCGGGATGAACGCGACCGAGCCGGGCAGGCCGGGCGCGTTCGTCGAGGACTTCCGCAACTGGCAGCGGATCGGCGAGTACGAGGACGTGATCCGCGGCTCGGCGCTGGGTCGGGTCGCGGGCGAGCTGATGGGGTCGCGCGAGGTCCGGCTGTTCCACGACCACCTGCTGGTCAAGGAGCCCGGGACGCTGGACCGCAGTCCGTGGCACCAGGATCAGCCATACTACTGCATCGACGGCTTGCAGACGGTCTCGTTCTGGATCCCGCTGGACCCGGTCGCGCGGCCGAGCACGCTCGAGTTCGTCGCCGGCTCGCACGGGGGCAAGTGGTACATGCCGCGCTCGTTCGTCAAGAAGAGCGCGATGGTCTTCGACGACGGCGCGCTGGAGGAGGTCCCCGACGTCGACGCCGACCGCGCCGCCTTCCCGATCAAGGGCTGGGCGATGCAGCCCGGCGACGCGGTCGCGTTCAACATGTTGACCCTGCACGCGGCGGCGGGCTCACCGGCGCGCCGCCGCGCGTTCTCGGTCCGGTTCACGGGCGACGACGTCACCTGGGCGCCGCGCCCGCACCGGACCTCGCCGCCGTTCGACGACGTGGCGCTGCCCGCCGGCGCGCCGCTGGACGATCCGGCGTTCCCGGTCGTGTGGTCGCGCGCCGGCGGGTGA
- a CDS encoding helix-turn-helix domain-containing protein: MADDQVRMWRPSDDARVVLMAGRTTRYAIEPRGEYVFGIVGDQPMRSRRLRERRTVQPGELVAWDPSAEHAGSAIDGRAWSSRLMVVEVAGLRAIAGDEEAVLTGDISFPDPVVSDPALARAFLALHRALESPSTRLEGDERLAEWLSVMMQRSSTRARPTGARTPHDDRALRLACDYLGEHHARNVGLDELATAAGIGKFRLIRLFRERTGLPPHALHLAHRIRAARRLLEQGQPIADVAASTGFTDQSHLHRHFQRSLGLTPAAYRRRFQKPAATRALRQRSTEMGGDVAARPGPLP, translated from the coding sequence GTGGCCGATGACCAGGTCCGCATGTGGCGTCCGAGCGACGACGCCCGCGTCGTGCTGATGGCCGGACGCACCACCCGCTACGCGATCGAACCACGCGGCGAGTACGTGTTCGGCATCGTCGGCGACCAGCCGATGCGCTCGCGACGCCTCCGCGAACGCCGCACCGTCCAGCCCGGTGAGCTCGTCGCGTGGGACCCGTCCGCCGAGCACGCCGGCTCCGCCATCGACGGCCGTGCCTGGTCCTCACGGCTGATGGTCGTCGAGGTCGCGGGCCTCCGCGCGATCGCAGGGGACGAGGAGGCGGTGCTCACCGGCGACATCAGCTTCCCCGATCCGGTCGTCTCCGACCCCGCCCTTGCGCGCGCCTTCCTGGCCCTCCACCGCGCCCTGGAATCGCCCTCGACGCGGCTCGAGGGCGACGAGCGCCTCGCGGAGTGGCTCAGCGTGATGATGCAGCGATCCTCAACCCGCGCAAGACCGACGGGCGCGCGCACGCCGCACGACGACCGCGCGCTGCGGCTGGCATGCGACTACCTCGGTGAGCATCACGCCCGCAACGTCGGCCTCGACGAGCTCGCCACGGCCGCGGGCATCGGCAAGTTCCGGCTGATCCGCCTGTTCCGCGAGCGCACCGGCCTGCCACCCCACGCCCTGCACCTCGCCCACCGGATCCGCGCCGCCCGCCGCCTGCTCGAGCAGGGCCAGCCCATCGCTGACGTCGCCGCCAGCACCGGGTTCACCGATCAGAGCCACTTGCACCGCCACTTCCAGCGCAGCCTCGGACTCACCCCGGCCGCCTACCGGCGCCGCTTCCAGAAGCCGGCAGCCACACGAGCGCTGCGCCAGCGCTCCACCGAGATGGGCGGCGACGTCGCCGCGCGCCCGGGCCCACTCCCATGA
- a CDS encoding VOC family protein, producing the protein MHITAHIVVQDAERAAAFYADAFGALELERIPTPDGRLMSVRLRVGDSELHLADEFPEMGVLAPPSIGGTPVVLALDVPDAEAAFAQAVAAGAEVLQPLGEVFWGDKHGRVEDPFGHRWNIAEHVRDVPHDDVVAAAAELFA; encoded by the coding sequence ATGCACATCACGGCACACATCGTCGTCCAGGACGCCGAGCGCGCAGCGGCCTTCTACGCGGACGCGTTCGGCGCGCTGGAGCTCGAGCGGATCCCGACGCCCGACGGGCGACTCATGTCGGTGCGGTTGCGCGTCGGCGACAGCGAGCTGCACCTGGCCGACGAGTTCCCCGAGATGGGAGTGCTCGCGCCGCCGTCGATCGGCGGCACGCCGGTCGTGCTGGCGCTCGACGTGCCCGACGCCGAGGCCGCCTTCGCGCAAGCGGTCGCCGCGGGGGCCGAGGTCCTCCAGCCGCTGGGTGAGGTGTTCTGGGGCGACAAGCACGGTCGAGTCGAAGATCCCTTCGGGCACCGCTGGAACATCGCCGAGCACGTCCGCGACGTGCCCCACGACGACGTCGTGGCCGCGGCGGCGGAGCTGTTCGCCTGA
- a CDS encoding Rho termination factor N-terminal domain-containing protein gives MPSNAAWLLSRALKPAESLGDAAQSATSEARDRGRRAGAALVDAVPVGGDSVDIRMKRAREAAEHARQVEQEAVQAAQDARDRAEDARKVSDRGRARMADLRRETERQLKQRVAEAQKAADEAVKRERQDAETDAEQRRQQAQAEVEEQLEDAERDAEEAQARAEELVGEATEKLAEARRLAVEATEAARAVAEEAHRQARELAEEAEQQAGEADARIEAAERLQERSEVTAKKAAQELESAPANGDLKSYNKPELVELAASMGLEGRTTMTKSELVDAIATASRSER, from the coding sequence ATGCCGTCCAATGCCGCGTGGCTGCTGTCCCGAGCGCTCAAGCCGGCCGAGAGCCTGGGCGACGCGGCGCAGTCCGCCACGTCCGAGGCGCGCGACCGCGGTCGCCGCGCCGGTGCCGCGCTCGTCGATGCCGTCCCGGTCGGCGGTGACTCCGTCGACATCCGCATGAAGCGCGCGAGGGAGGCCGCGGAGCACGCTCGCCAGGTCGAGCAGGAGGCGGTGCAGGCCGCGCAGGATGCGCGCGACCGCGCCGAGGACGCCCGGAAGGTCAGCGACCGCGGACGCGCGCGCATGGCCGATCTGCGCCGCGAGACCGAGCGGCAGCTCAAGCAGCGGGTCGCCGAGGCGCAGAAGGCCGCCGACGAGGCGGTCAAGCGCGAGCGTCAGGATGCCGAGACCGACGCCGAGCAGCGTCGCCAGCAGGCGCAGGCCGAGGTCGAAGAGCAGCTCGAGGACGCAGAGCGCGACGCGGAGGAGGCGCAGGCGCGCGCCGAGGAGCTCGTCGGCGAGGCCACCGAGAAGCTCGCCGAGGCTCGCCGCCTGGCCGTCGAGGCCACGGAAGCCGCACGGGCCGTGGCCGAAGAGGCCCACCGCCAGGCGCGGGAGCTCGCCGAGGAGGCCGAGCAGCAGGCCGGCGAGGCCGACGCACGGATCGAAGCGGCCGAACGGCTCCAGGAGCGCTCGGAGGTGACGGCCAAGAAGGCCGCCCAGGAGCTCGAGAGCGCGCCGGCCAACGGCGACCTCAAGTCGTACAACAAGCCCGAGCTGGTCGAGCTGGCCGCCAGCATGGGCCTCGAAGGACGAACGACGATGACCAAGTCCGAGCTGGTCGATGCGATCGCGACGGCGTCGCGGTCCGAGCGATAG
- a CDS encoding TetR/AcrR family transcriptional regulator, whose translation MMPEPSPRPALQQRVAAAILDGAAHLFAGGGDQASMNEVAEAAGVARATVYRYFPNRESLLDELAQTAVRDVETRLASARVDEVPPDEGIARAVRALVDVGNLFVVLVRERQRSGSDQFQRGLVEPLRQLVERGQASGDIRDDITGRRLTESLIGLIVSMLTATPPLGREDMTATITGLFIDGARARGPRR comes from the coding sequence ATGATGCCCGAGCCGTCACCCCGGCCCGCTCTCCAGCAGCGGGTTGCCGCTGCGATCCTCGACGGTGCGGCGCACCTCTTCGCCGGCGGCGGCGACCAGGCGAGCATGAACGAGGTCGCCGAGGCCGCGGGCGTCGCCCGGGCCACGGTCTACCGCTACTTCCCCAACCGCGAGAGCCTGCTCGATGAGCTGGCCCAGACGGCCGTGCGCGACGTCGAGACGCGGTTGGCGTCGGCGCGCGTCGACGAAGTCCCGCCCGATGAGGGCATCGCCCGCGCCGTGCGCGCGCTCGTCGACGTGGGGAACCTCTTCGTGGTGCTGGTCCGTGAGCGACAGCGCTCGGGCTCCGACCAGTTCCAGCGCGGGCTCGTCGAACCACTGCGCCAGCTGGTCGAACGCGGCCAGGCCAGCGGCGACATCCGCGACGACATCACGGGCCGGCGCCTGACCGAGTCGCTCATCGGCCTGATCGTGAGCATGCTCACGGCGACGCCGCCGCTGGGACGCGAGGACATGACCGCGACGATCACCGGCCTCTTCATCGACGGAGCCCGCGCTCGCGGGCCGCGACGATGA